From Shewanella psychrophila, a single genomic window includes:
- a CDS encoding efflux RND transporter periplasmic adaptor subunit gives MRQIVKVASFLSVALWITACGQNGDAKQGHAPGSAEVGVIKVKTQSQDIRVELPGRSKAFLEAEVRPQASGIITERTFVEGSDVKKGQSLYQIDSATYKAAVISAEADLASANASLVSAKAKALRFKELIKTNAISQQDFDEADALYKEALANVVVAKAAINTAQINLVYTEVKAPISGRISKSSVTAGALVTANQTQTLAKIQQLDPINVDIAQSSAQLLRLKAKLKQGKLQATDNADVQLILEDGTTYAHAGVLRFAEVSVDENTGSVTLRAEFPNPEGLLLPGMYVRAVLNAGTDPQAILVPQKAITRNTKGQAVAMLVNSENKVESRVVTTAEVIDHQWRITDGLAVGDQLIVEGLQKIRPGAPVKTVAVTSDDSANTPASQPTKQK, from the coding sequence ATGCGGCAAATAGTGAAAGTTGCCTCTTTTTTAAGTGTGGCGTTATGGATAACTGCTTGTGGACAGAATGGAGATGCTAAGCAAGGTCATGCTCCAGGAAGTGCTGAAGTCGGCGTTATCAAGGTTAAGACCCAATCTCAGGATATTCGAGTCGAGTTGCCGGGACGGAGCAAGGCATTCCTCGAGGCCGAAGTTAGACCACAGGCTTCGGGTATCATTACCGAACGGACGTTTGTAGAAGGCAGTGATGTTAAGAAAGGTCAGTCTCTCTATCAGATTGACTCGGCAACTTATAAAGCCGCTGTGATCAGCGCCGAAGCAGACTTGGCAAGTGCTAATGCCAGCCTAGTGTCAGCCAAAGCGAAAGCATTGCGTTTTAAAGAGTTAATCAAGACTAATGCCATCAGTCAGCAGGACTTCGATGAAGCCGATGCCTTGTATAAAGAAGCATTAGCTAATGTGGTCGTTGCTAAAGCAGCTATTAATACTGCCCAGATTAATTTGGTCTATACGGAAGTTAAGGCGCCTATCTCTGGTCGGATCAGTAAGTCCAGCGTCACAGCTGGTGCGTTAGTAACGGCGAATCAGACACAAACCTTGGCAAAGATTCAGCAACTGGATCCCATCAATGTGGATATTGCTCAGTCAAGCGCTCAACTATTGCGCTTAAAGGCCAAGCTTAAGCAAGGAAAGTTGCAAGCTACTGATAACGCGGATGTGCAGCTTATTCTCGAAGACGGCACTACTTACGCTCATGCTGGCGTGCTGCGATTTGCTGAAGTGAGCGTCGATGAAAATACGGGCTCGGTAACCTTAAGGGCCGAGTTCCCTAACCCCGAAGGTCTGTTGTTGCCTGGCATGTATGTACGTGCCGTGCTCAATGCTGGTACCGATCCACAAGCGATTCTAGTACCGCAGAAAGCCATCACCCGTAATACCAAGGGACAGGCCGTTGCTATGTTAGTCAATAGCGAAAATAAGGTTGAATCTCGTGTTGTGACTACTGCTGAGGTGATCGATCATCAATGGCGTATCACAGACGGTCTTGCCGTCGGTGATCAGCTTATTGTCGAAGGATTACAAAAAATTCGTCCTGGCGCTCCAGTTAAGACTGTAGCTGTCACTTCTGATGATTCGGCGAATACACCGGCTAGTCAACCGACTAAGCAGAAATAA
- a CDS encoding helix-turn-helix domain-containing protein, whose amino-acid sequence MQLMTILLLISVGMSFFMMGYVATTPHQNNKARLCFSMMLIGLISLMIELAIFEDGGSYLYIISISGPLSVSVPIFFYLYFKASMGLNDEFQWRNIKHLAFPLIYLIVMMPYNMLDESAKQQFFVHVYANEPIPWQLSLMPIRFSRLLLISGLGSVYLYLSWHELHVEMNNKKNDVLREINRLKGGFIGISISFAIVFGFFLFRLPHKFTWMISSIVLIVTAISCMIFYYLPVLGKNILSHQALDKIRSQPFAPRSEQVSEQTSPLLSSIQIPIGGVLVDKQYRSSVTSNQAEEVIKDLAHIMSEGVYKDSKLSLGKLAAQLQISTHHLSQIINQHTQGNYFDLINQYRIQDAKGLLLEGEMSVIDIAYEVGYNSKSSFYTEFKRRTEMTPHKYKKSHRG is encoded by the coding sequence ATGCAGTTAATGACCATCTTGTTACTAATATCAGTGGGAATGTCTTTCTTCATGATGGGGTATGTCGCAACTACGCCCCATCAAAACAATAAGGCAAGACTCTGTTTCTCTATGATGTTGATAGGTCTGATAAGCTTAATGATCGAACTGGCAATTTTCGAAGACGGTGGGAGTTATCTTTATATCATATCGATATCCGGCCCACTCTCAGTGTCAGTACCTATTTTCTTCTACCTCTACTTCAAAGCCAGTATGGGATTAAACGATGAGTTCCAGTGGAGAAATATCAAACACTTAGCCTTCCCCCTAATCTATTTAATCGTGATGATGCCCTACAACATGCTCGATGAATCCGCAAAACAGCAATTTTTTGTACATGTTTATGCCAATGAGCCTATTCCCTGGCAACTTTCCCTGATGCCAATACGTTTCAGTAGATTGCTGTTAATAAGTGGATTAGGTTCTGTATACCTATACTTAAGCTGGCATGAATTGCATGTTGAAATGAACAATAAGAAAAATGATGTGCTCAGAGAAATAAATCGCCTCAAGGGTGGCTTCATAGGCATCAGCATCAGTTTCGCCATCGTATTTGGTTTCTTCCTCTTTCGTCTGCCACACAAATTCACCTGGATGATATCCAGTATTGTGTTAATCGTCACAGCGATAAGCTGCATGATTTTTTACTATCTACCTGTGCTGGGTAAAAACATCCTCAGTCATCAAGCCCTTGATAAAATACGCTCCCAGCCATTTGCCCCTAGATCAGAGCAAGTATCAGAACAGACGAGCCCCCTCCTGAGTAGCATACAGATACCAATCGGAGGAGTATTAGTCGATAAACAATACCGCTCCTCCGTGACCTCTAATCAAGCCGAAGAGGTCATCAAGGATCTCGCACACATTATGAGTGAAGGAGTATATAAAGACTCTAAGCTGTCTCTTGGGAAACTGGCCGCACAACTGCAAATAAGTACTCACCATCTATCCCAGATAATTAACCAGCACACCCAAGGTAACTATTTCGACTTGATTAACCAATACCGCATACAAGATGCTAAGGGGCTACTACTCGAGGGTGAAATGAGCGTTATAGATATCGCCTATGAGGTCGGATATAACAGCAAGTCTTCCTTCTATACCGAGTTCAAGCGCCGCACTGAGATGACTCCACATAAATACAAGAAATCTCATAGGGGTTAA
- a CDS encoding acylase, with protein sequence MKNNKYKIYLTPIAVALTLSLVGCNGSDDDINEPEVLPSTAKIEYTSFGVPHITASDYRSLGYGQAYAHAQENMCTLAEQIIEVRAQKAITFGAGDSNENVNTDFGTLALNIYKDAENAIEGMTQEQTELLTGYAAGFNQAVLDKVGSQNYPSPCRGADWVPELSIVDLHAYHLKLALFASGGALTTQIATASPTPTNNSLQKMFKDVASKNEGLGSNGWALGRDKTESGSGMLLSNPHFPWVGNLRFVENHLQIPGEINVTGVSFVGVPGVLIGFNENIAWTHTVSQSKRFTTYRLTLDAENPTRYLYDGEYLDMTSQEFIVSVKNDDGTSAEVSKTLYSSHYGPMLGWYPDGTAVSYRDANANNGNMVSQWLAMDRAKTIEEFEAAFETYQGIPWVNTMATDDKGNAFFIDGSRAPNLNAFAAILVKDFVNNDPVGKALWQGGRGQLVLDGSMSLFEWVDTGNTPIPGVVPFEKSPKVLRSDYVFNANSSHWLNNVEEPLEGYSIVYGPEQTIRSPRTRMNATMLQEKSAQGISGEDGKFNLDELKHVVTSQRGQLSEMIKDQLVDRCTGVTNITLESQDIIDISAACSVLANWDGLYANTSQGAHLFREFLKVFDVGGEQVLSDSLFDLAFDVKNPVSTPAQLAKHTGSVASDPVLQALASTVQHLASVNIPLAAPLGTIQYHMKNEEKLAIPGGGTIDGVFNINTGGSAKVKSYGYPVFHGASWLMALEFTTDGPKADAFLTYGQSHDPESEHFVDQTRLFSKGKWRPVLFTEQQIKDDLVDTIELTLN encoded by the coding sequence ATGAAAAATAATAAATATAAAATATACCTAACTCCAATTGCAGTGGCGTTGACGCTGTCGCTAGTGGGTTGTAATGGCAGCGACGATGATATCAATGAACCAGAGGTTCTACCCAGTACCGCAAAAATTGAATATACCTCATTTGGTGTGCCGCACATTACCGCCTCTGATTATCGGTCATTGGGATATGGGCAAGCGTATGCCCACGCTCAAGAGAATATGTGTACCTTAGCCGAGCAGATTATCGAGGTCAGAGCTCAAAAAGCTATCACTTTCGGTGCCGGCGACTCGAATGAAAATGTGAATACAGATTTTGGCACCTTAGCCCTGAATATTTATAAGGATGCTGAGAATGCGATAGAAGGTATGACACAAGAGCAAACTGAGTTATTGACAGGTTATGCGGCAGGGTTTAATCAGGCCGTATTAGATAAAGTAGGGTCGCAAAATTATCCATCTCCTTGCCGAGGGGCTGACTGGGTTCCCGAGCTGAGTATTGTCGATCTACATGCCTATCATTTAAAACTGGCTCTGTTTGCCAGTGGTGGCGCGTTGACGACTCAAATAGCCACGGCTTCACCAACACCAACGAATAACAGTTTACAGAAGATGTTCAAAGATGTGGCCAGCAAAAACGAAGGTCTGGGCAGTAATGGTTGGGCACTTGGCCGGGATAAGACTGAATCCGGTAGTGGTATGTTACTTTCTAATCCTCATTTCCCTTGGGTTGGTAACCTTAGATTCGTAGAAAATCATCTGCAAATTCCTGGTGAAATCAACGTAACCGGTGTCTCTTTCGTCGGTGTGCCTGGAGTGCTTATTGGTTTTAATGAAAACATTGCCTGGACTCATACGGTTTCTCAATCTAAGCGCTTCACCACTTATCGTTTGACACTGGATGCTGAAAACCCGACTCGCTATCTCTATGACGGTGAATATCTGGATATGACCAGCCAAGAATTTATAGTCTCGGTGAAAAATGATGATGGCACCAGCGCTGAGGTGAGCAAGACACTCTATTCATCTCATTATGGACCTATGCTTGGCTGGTATCCAGATGGAACAGCGGTCAGCTATCGTGATGCTAATGCCAATAACGGTAACATGGTCAGTCAATGGTTGGCCATGGATCGTGCCAAGACTATCGAAGAGTTTGAGGCGGCATTCGAGACCTATCAGGGCATTCCCTGGGTGAATACTATGGCGACAGATGATAAGGGAAATGCCTTCTTTATCGATGGTTCGAGGGCGCCAAATCTGAATGCATTTGCCGCAATTTTAGTTAAAGACTTCGTGAATAATGATCCTGTGGGTAAGGCGCTATGGCAAGGTGGCCGCGGCCAGTTAGTACTGGATGGCAGTATGTCGTTATTTGAATGGGTGGATACTGGCAACACACCGATCCCGGGTGTGGTGCCTTTCGAAAAATCCCCTAAGGTACTTCGCAGCGATTATGTGTTTAATGCTAACAGCAGTCATTGGCTAAATAACGTCGAGGAACCATTGGAAGGTTACTCTATTGTCTATGGTCCAGAGCAGACTATTCGAAGTCCACGGACGCGAATGAATGCGACCATGTTGCAAGAAAAATCGGCTCAGGGTATATCCGGAGAAGATGGTAAATTCAATCTTGACGAGTTAAAGCATGTAGTGACGAGTCAACGTGGCCAACTGTCTGAGATGATCAAAGATCAGTTAGTCGATCGTTGCACCGGAGTCACCAATATCACTCTAGAAAGTCAGGATATCATCGATATCTCAGCGGCCTGTAGTGTGCTCGCAAACTGGGATGGCTTATATGCTAATACCAGCCAAGGTGCTCATCTATTCAGAGAGTTTCTGAAGGTATTTGATGTAGGCGGCGAGCAAGTGTTGAGTGATAGTTTATTCGACCTAGCATTTGATGTTAAAAACCCAGTTTCAACACCGGCGCAGCTGGCCAAGCATACAGGATCAGTCGCTAGCGACCCAGTTTTACAAGCTTTAGCCAGCACGGTCCAGCATCTCGCCAGTGTAAACATTCCATTGGCAGCACCATTGGGGACAATTCAGTACCATATGAAGAATGAAGAGAAGCTAGCCATTCCTGGTGGAGGCACCATAGATGGTGTGTTTAATATCAATACTGGCGGCAGTGCTAAGGTGAAAAGCTATGGTTATCCCGTATTTCATGGTGCGAGTTGGTTGATGGCGTTGGAGTTTACTACTGATGGCCCTAAGGCCGATGCGTTTTTAACTTACGGTCAATCCCATGATCCTGAGTCAGAGCATTTTGTCGATCAGACTCGCTTGTTTTCCAAGGGGAAGTGGCGTCCGGTGCTGTTTACCGAGCAGCAAATTAAGGATGACTTAGTCGACACCATAGAGTTAACTCTGAACTAG
- a CDS encoding AbgT family transporter, whose product MPLKSSGPSGGQSGAFVRFLNIVERLGNLLPHPITLFAMFCMAVIVISGIAGYFELSITDPRPIGSSGRSEDGLIHVVSLMNAEGLRMIVSNLVTNFTGFTPLGTVLVALLGVGIAERSGMLSAAMRSLVMGTSKRLVTLTIVFAGIVSNTAAELGYVVLIPMAAMIFHSLGRHPLAGLAAAFAGVSGGYSANLLLGTVDPLLSGITEAAAQMIDPEYTVGPEVNWYFMFVSTFLITVLGALVTEKIVEPKLGKYDASEAAVDLSHQKMDSVSAQEKRGLKAAGIAILILSALLALTIVPESGPLRNPETGLVADSPFLKGIVAFIFICFAIPGLVYGKVVGTMKRDKDVIDAMSHSMSSMGMYIVLVFFASQFVAFFKWTNLGAVLAVSGADALSAIGLTGPLVFLLFIMMCGVINLMLGSASAQWAVTAPIFVPMLMLIGYAPETIQAAYRIGDSVTNLITPMMSYFGLILAVASQYKKNLGIGTLIATMLPYSIVFFIGWTLFFFLWVFVLEMPVGPGAATYYTP is encoded by the coding sequence ATGCCTCTCAAATCATCGGGACCATCTGGGGGACAGAGCGGCGCTTTTGTGCGTTTTCTCAATATTGTCGAGCGATTAGGTAACTTGCTCCCTCATCCCATCACACTATTCGCCATGTTCTGTATGGCCGTTATCGTTATCAGCGGCATCGCTGGTTACTTCGAACTTTCGATTACCGACCCTCGCCCGATAGGCTCATCAGGACGCAGTGAAGACGGACTCATTCATGTTGTCAGCCTGATGAATGCCGAAGGTTTAAGGATGATAGTCTCCAATCTGGTGACTAACTTCACTGGCTTCACGCCACTTGGTACCGTACTCGTAGCGCTTTTAGGTGTCGGGATAGCCGAACGTTCCGGCATGCTTTCTGCCGCTATGCGTTCATTAGTCATGGGGACTTCGAAACGCTTAGTCACCCTAACGATAGTCTTCGCAGGTATCGTATCAAATACAGCAGCCGAGCTAGGTTATGTGGTTCTAATCCCTATGGCGGCGATGATATTCCACTCTCTTGGGCGTCACCCACTTGCAGGTCTTGCTGCGGCATTCGCCGGGGTATCCGGTGGTTATAGTGCTAACTTACTCTTAGGTACTGTCGATCCTCTGCTTTCCGGAATCACTGAAGCTGCAGCTCAGATGATCGACCCTGAGTATACCGTTGGTCCCGAGGTGAACTGGTATTTCATGTTCGTCTCAACCTTCCTAATTACTGTCTTAGGCGCACTGGTCACCGAGAAAATTGTCGAGCCTAAACTAGGTAAATATGATGCTAGTGAAGCGGCTGTCGACTTAAGTCATCAGAAAATGGACTCTGTCAGTGCCCAGGAAAAGCGGGGCCTTAAAGCTGCAGGGATTGCCATACTCATACTTTCTGCATTGCTGGCACTAACTATAGTACCGGAAAGTGGACCACTGAGAAATCCAGAAACCGGCTTAGTGGCCGACTCGCCCTTCCTTAAGGGAATTGTTGCCTTTATCTTTATCTGTTTCGCTATTCCCGGTCTGGTTTACGGTAAAGTCGTCGGCACCATGAAACGAGATAAAGATGTTATCGATGCCATGTCCCACAGTATGAGTTCCATGGGCATGTATATCGTATTGGTCTTCTTCGCTTCGCAATTTGTCGCCTTCTTCAAGTGGACTAACTTAGGTGCGGTATTAGCCGTTTCGGGCGCCGATGCACTCAGCGCCATCGGCCTCACTGGCCCACTCGTGTTCCTGTTGTTCATCATGATGTGTGGTGTCATCAACCTAATGTTAGGCAGTGCCTCGGCGCAATGGGCAGTAACTGCACCCATTTTCGTTCCTATGCTGATGCTGATTGGCTATGCACCGGAAACCATTCAGGCGGCCTATAGAATCGGGGATTCGGTGACTAACTTGATCACCCCTATGATGAGTTACTTCGGACTAATTCTTGCGGTCGCTTCCCAGTATAAGAAGAACTTAGGCATAGGTACGCTCATCGCCACCATGCTTCCATATTCCATCGTATTTTTTATCGGTTGGACGCTGTTCTTCTTCCTTTGGGTCTTTGTATTAGAGATGCCAGTGGGACCTGGGGCCGCGACCTATTATACGCCTTAG
- a CDS encoding TorF family putative porin: MTVQMKLQRTLLLGGLLLSASSIAQAAVSDSDSEVLGGTITGNLTFASDYVFRGESETMDGDVPVVQGTLGWGNDDGWYGGVFASNIKFADPNLEIVTAPFIGKAGEFGDSGFTYDVMVFSYLYPGASYSNYTELWLKVGKQFGQANIQLEVTPTIDDWFGVEGWQGVNYAIHPSYEFNNGLKVSGSVGYQDLDGEGAEGWGHWNLGISKAYFGLNFDLRYHGSTVDETHKVYGTQTEIFDDRFVIGINKSF, from the coding sequence ATGACAGTCCAGATGAAACTACAACGCACGTTACTCTTAGGCGGATTATTACTTTCAGCCTCCTCCATTGCTCAAGCAGCAGTGTCGGACTCGGATTCAGAAGTATTGGGTGGCACTATCACAGGAAACCTGACTTTTGCCTCCGACTATGTATTTCGTGGTGAGTCAGAAACCATGGATGGCGACGTGCCTGTGGTGCAAGGAACTTTAGGATGGGGAAATGATGATGGTTGGTATGGCGGTGTATTCGCATCGAATATCAAATTTGCCGATCCCAATCTAGAAATAGTCACAGCTCCTTTCATCGGTAAAGCTGGTGAGTTTGGCGACAGCGGATTCACTTATGACGTGATGGTATTCTCCTACCTCTATCCTGGTGCTTCATATTCAAACTACACAGAATTATGGTTAAAAGTGGGCAAGCAATTTGGTCAGGCAAATATCCAATTGGAAGTCACCCCTACAATCGATGATTGGTTCGGTGTCGAAGGTTGGCAAGGGGTTAACTACGCCATCCATCCGAGTTATGAATTCAACAACGGCCTGAAAGTGTCTGGTTCTGTAGGCTATCAAGATCTGGATGGTGAAGGCGCCGAGGGCTGGGGGCACTGGAATTTAGGTATCAGTAAGGCTTATTTTGGCCTAAATTTCGACCTTAGATATCACGGCAGTACAGTCGATGAGACCCACAAGGTCTATGGCACTCAAACAGAAATTTTTGATGACAGATTCGTTATCGGCATCAACAAAAGCTTCTAA
- a CDS encoding efflux RND transporter permease subunit, which produces MARFFIDRPIFAWVIAIIVMLAGVLSIFGLPVSQYPSIAPPSVVISAVYPGASAKTMEDSVTQVIEQRMTGLDNLRYISSTSDSFGNAQITLTFNAEADPDIAQVQVQNKLQLAMPLLPQEVQAQGVNVSKSSAGFLMVLGFVSQDGSLDKNDISDYVASNIQDPMSRVPGVGTIQLFGAQYAMRIWLDPLKLTQYNLTSIDIMASIREQNAQVSAGQLGGAPSVGGQELNATVSAQSRLQTVDQFEQIIIKSDSSGANVYLKDVARVELGAENYSSESFYNGKPAAGIGIQLATGANALATANAVRAKIDEMETFFPQGLEVVYPYDTTPFVEQSIEGVVHTLLEAIVLVFLIMFLFLQNIRATLIPTIAVPVVLLGTFAILSALGFSINTLTMFAMVLAIGLLVDDAIVVVENVERVMQEEGLSPIEATKKSMEQITGALVGIGLTLSAVFVPMAFMSGSTGVIYRQFSVTIVSAMGLSVMVALILTPALCATMLKPMKKGQTHIDTGFFGWFNRSFDKMTSRYTDSVAAMIKRTGRVMLIYLALVVAVGWIFMRMPTAFLPDEDQGIMFTQAILPVNSTLESTQKVMEKVSDFYLNEESENVKSVFSVSGFSFAGNGQNMGIAFVSMKDWAEREGVGQDIQSVAGRAMGMFMQMKEAFVFAFVPPAVIELGTANGFDFYLQDRNGQGHEKLVEARNMLLGLASQNPNLVGVRPNGQEDAPMYQIHIDQAKIRALSVDINSVNSVLGTAWGGSYVNDFIDRGRVKKVYVQGEAQYRMQPEDLDTWYVRNSNGEMVPFSAFATGTWEYASPRLERFNGLPAMNIQGGTAPGYSTGAAMDDIEQMVKKLPPGFGVEWNGLSYEERLSGNQAPALYALSIVVVFLVLAALYESWSVPFAVILVVPLGIIGALIAMNTRGLPNDVFFQVGLLTTVGLATKNAILIVEFAKEFYDKGATLVDATLHAVRVRLRPILMTSLAFGLGVVPLAISSGVGSGSQNAIGTAVLGGMMSSTFIGIFFIPIFFVVVERIFSKREKKKAAEAETSATL; this is translated from the coding sequence ATGGCACGTTTCTTTATCGATCGCCCTATTTTTGCTTGGGTGATCGCCATTATTGTGATGCTGGCCGGGGTCTTGTCGATCTTCGGGTTACCCGTATCTCAATATCCGAGTATCGCGCCGCCATCGGTTGTGATCAGCGCTGTATACCCTGGTGCATCAGCTAAGACTATGGAAGATTCGGTGACTCAGGTCATCGAGCAGAGAATGACAGGTCTGGATAACCTGCGCTATATATCATCGACTAGTGATAGCTTCGGTAATGCGCAGATCACCTTAACCTTTAATGCAGAAGCAGATCCTGATATTGCTCAGGTACAGGTGCAGAACAAGTTACAGCTTGCTATGCCTCTGCTACCCCAAGAAGTTCAGGCGCAAGGTGTTAACGTCAGTAAGTCGAGCGCAGGCTTCTTGATGGTATTGGGCTTTGTTTCCCAGGATGGTTCTCTGGATAAGAACGATATCTCGGATTATGTGGCGTCTAACATACAAGATCCCATGAGTCGTGTTCCTGGCGTGGGTACCATTCAACTGTTTGGTGCTCAGTATGCGATGCGTATCTGGCTAGATCCTCTCAAGCTGACTCAATATAATCTGACCAGCATAGATATTATGGCCTCAATACGTGAGCAGAATGCTCAAGTATCTGCGGGTCAGTTAGGTGGTGCCCCATCTGTCGGCGGACAGGAGCTTAATGCGACTGTATCGGCTCAGAGTCGACTGCAGACTGTAGATCAGTTCGAACAGATCATCATCAAGTCTGATTCCAGCGGTGCCAATGTTTACCTCAAGGATGTGGCTCGAGTCGAATTAGGTGCAGAAAACTATTCGTCTGAGTCTTTCTACAATGGTAAGCCTGCGGCGGGTATCGGAATTCAATTAGCAACCGGAGCTAACGCACTGGCAACGGCTAACGCGGTACGAGCCAAGATTGACGAGATGGAGACTTTCTTCCCTCAGGGGCTGGAAGTCGTTTATCCTTATGATACGACGCCATTCGTAGAGCAATCCATCGAAGGTGTTGTTCATACCTTACTCGAAGCAATTGTACTCGTTTTCTTGATCATGTTCCTGTTTCTACAAAATATCAGGGCGACACTCATTCCGACCATCGCTGTGCCTGTGGTGTTATTAGGTACCTTCGCCATTTTGTCGGCGCTGGGTTTCTCAATTAATACTTTGACCATGTTTGCCATGGTGTTGGCCATCGGCTTGCTGGTGGATGATGCCATCGTGGTAGTGGAAAACGTCGAACGTGTGATGCAGGAGGAGGGGCTGAGCCCCATCGAGGCCACCAAGAAATCCATGGAGCAGATCACTGGTGCTCTGGTAGGTATCGGTTTGACCTTATCGGCAGTATTCGTGCCCATGGCATTCATGTCGGGCTCGACAGGTGTTATTTATCGTCAATTCTCGGTGACCATTGTTTCGGCCATGGGACTATCGGTGATGGTAGCCTTGATTCTGACTCCGGCCCTATGTGCCACTATGCTTAAACCGATGAAGAAAGGTCAGACGCATATTGATACAGGCTTCTTCGGTTGGTTTAACCGCAGTTTCGACAAGATGACATCGCGCTACACCGACAGTGTTGCCGCTATGATCAAACGAACTGGCCGTGTCATGTTGATTTATCTGGCCTTGGTTGTCGCAGTGGGTTGGATCTTCATGCGTATGCCTACAGCTTTCCTACCCGATGAAGATCAGGGCATCATGTTTACTCAGGCTATCTTGCCAGTGAACTCGACTCTGGAAAGTACTCAGAAGGTGATGGAAAAAGTCAGTGACTTTTACCTTAACGAAGAAAGTGAAAACGTGAAATCTGTATTCAGCGTTTCTGGTTTCAGCTTCGCGGGTAACGGTCAGAACATGGGTATCGCCTTCGTCAGTATGAAGGACTGGGCCGAGCGAGAGGGTGTCGGACAAGATATTCAATCGGTTGCGGGGCGAGCCATGGGCATGTTTATGCAGATGAAGGAAGCTTTCGTGTTTGCATTTGTGCCTCCTGCGGTTATCGAGCTGGGTACTGCAAACGGTTTCGACTTCTATCTACAGGACAGAAATGGCCAAGGTCATGAAAAGCTGGTTGAAGCACGTAATATGTTGTTAGGCTTAGCTTCCCAGAATCCTAATCTGGTAGGGGTACGCCCGAACGGTCAGGAAGATGCACCTATGTACCAGATACATATAGATCAGGCTAAGATCCGTGCCTTGAGTGTCGACATCAACTCGGTGAACAGCGTGCTGGGTACGGCATGGGGTGGCTCATACGTGAATGACTTCATCGATCGTGGACGAGTTAAGAAAGTCTATGTTCAGGGTGAAGCCCAGTACCGTATGCAGCCGGAAGATCTCGATACCTGGTATGTACGTAATAGTAATGGAGAGATGGTACCTTTCTCAGCTTTCGCTACGGGAACATGGGAATATGCTTCGCCTCGACTGGAGCGATTTAACGGTCTACCTGCGATGAACATTCAGGGGGGAACTGCACCTGGCTATAGTACTGGTGCTGCCATGGACGATATCGAACAGATGGTGAAGAAGCTACCACCTGGGTTCGGTGTCGAGTGGAACGGACTATCCTATGAGGAAAGACTATCGGGTAATCAGGCTCCAGCTCTGTATGCCCTGTCTATCGTGGTGGTATTCCTGGTATTGGCGGCATTGTATGAGAGTTGGTCTGTACCTTTCGCGGTTATCTTAGTGGTTCCTTTGGGCATTATCGGTGCACTTATTGCCATGAACACCCGCGGATTGCCAAATGACGTATTTTTCCAGGTTGGGTTATTAACAACGGTGGGACTGGCGACCAAGAATGCTATTTTGATTGTAGAGTTTGCCAAAGAGTTCTATGACAAAGGAGCTACTCTTGTGGATGCGACGCTACATGCTGTACGTGTACGTCTGCGTCCGATCCTGATGACATCATTAGCCTTCGGCTTAGGGGTTGTACCGTTAGCGATAAGCAGCGGCGTAGGCTCTGGTAGCCAAAATGCCATAGGTACAGCTGTACTAGGTGGCATGATGAGTTCGACCTTCATAGGGATATTCTTCATCCCAATTTTCTTCGTCGTTGTGGAGCGTATCTTCAGCAAACGAGAGAAGAAGAAGGCAGCCGAAGCTGAGACCAGCGCTACGTTATAG